Genomic segment of Frankiaceae bacterium:
CTCGGCGACGTCCAACGCGATGCGCGCGCTGGCGACGGTGAAGTCGATGCCGGCAATGGGCCGCGACAGCCCGGTGTCGTGGAGCATCGCCGCGGCGAACAACAGCTCCCTGTCGACGTCGACGTCCTCCAGGGCGGCGAGCGCGACGCCGAAGGAGTAGCAGCGGTAGGAGTGGTTGAGCAGCGCCGGCGTCAGGCGCTCGTGCGCCACCTGTTCCGCGGTCTTCGTCAGCACCGAGGATGGCATCCGCAGCGCGCGTTCGGGTAGGTGTGCGCGTCGGCCCGAGTGGAGGTGCAGCAGCATCGCGGTGCGGCCGAACGCGTTGACCACGTGCGTGCGCGCGAGCGCGGGGAGCAGTTGCCGAGTCTCGGCGGCGGTGAGCCGGCCCTGAGTCCGGTCGGACCAGTCGACGCTTCCCACCCGCGGGGACGGGATCGTCATGAACGCCTCCTTGTTGGGCGGTTCGGCCGCGTCCGGCCGGAGCGACGGCGCGTCCGGCTCGCTCACCGTGGACGCACGCGCGCCCGCTCGCCCCTGCCAAAGCGCCAGGTTCGTCGCGGCGACGCGCGTCGAGAGGTGCTGGAGCCGGTGGCGGGCGGCAGATCCGTCCTCGGCCATGTGCT
This window contains:
- a CDS encoding HD domain-containing protein; translated protein: MTRTRMLAEPGEHMAEDGSAARHRLQHLSTRVAATNLALWQGRAGARASTVSEPDAPSLRPDAAEPPNKEAFMTIPSPRVGSVDWSDRTQGRLTAAETRQLLPALARTHVVNAFGRTAMLLHLHSGRRAHLPERALRMPSSVLTKTAEQVAHERLTPALLNHSYRCYSFGVALAALEDVDVDRELLFAAAMLHDTGLSRPIAGIDFTVASARIALDVAETVGLPSAATETMRSAITLHHSPDVSRADGAVAYLLSAGAGMDVVGLRSWKVPGDVLASVLRDRPRLGFKDEFRSMWSAQVAAVPRGRARLLRRYGAFDLAIRMAPFDE